The nucleotide sequence ACAGGCCCGGACTGCACTGGCTCCCCCCACCCGAAGTCCGTGGTGTGGAAGGACAGCCGAGACCAGGTTGTGATCAGAAGAGTGGGCGTCAACGAAGGCCTCGCCCTCGTGGCTTCGAAGTAGTCCATCGCCGATCTCATGTACTCATCAGTCACCGTCTTGACTGCGTCCTGCACCAGTCCGACGGCGAACGAGAGCGGGCGGCCCAGAAGGTCCCCTGCCGTGCTCAGGCAGGCGGTGAGCATGGTGCCGTTGCCGAAGTAGCCCTGCGGCAGCGGGGGATCGAATCGGGACCGCCCGTCGACCGCGAACAGGAGCTTCGTCTTTTGCCCCGGCTGCAGCCTCAGCGCCTCCGTCCGGGCTCTCCACACGTGGCCGGAGAGCGCCTCGAAGGTCGTGCACTTGGCGAGAGCTCCGTCTTCCAGAGCTCTCCTCTTCACGCGTCCGAGCTTCTCAGGCTCGAAGCAGAAGGACCTGTACGCCATCTCTTCACCGTACAGTGCCGTGGTGTCGGAGACGTCTTCGATCTCGGCGAACTCGTGGTGGGGAAAACTGACGAGAGGAGGATTTCGAGACTCGAGAACGGTGCGGTCGACGAACGGCGGTACCGATATCGGCAGGCCTCGTGCCGTTTCGCCCCAGGAGTTGACGAACTCCATCGCTCCCAACCCATCGAACATGCAGTGGTTGACGGCTAGCCCAAGGATGAATCCCCCGCTCCTGAACGTAGTGACCTGAAGGAAGCACGCGATGAGCTTCCGATGATTGTATGATCGAAACAAGCTGCAAGGGTGCGAGTTCCGAACCTGAACGACCAATGGCGGCATCTCCAGCAAGTTATTGGCACCGAGAATGGTGTAGACGAGCTTGCCGAGAGTGTCGGGGTTAGGCTTCGTGATGTCGCCAACGTCCTCCATCTCGCAATCTGCTTCAGCCTCCACGAACACCGCCCCTTCTCCGGTGCAATCGACGATGAGCTTCCCCTCGTCGCTGATCGCCAGCCGCCCGGCCAGCGGGTAGTAGTGAACGAGGACCTTCGCCAGAGCCGCCTTGATCACTTGCGCAGCTTCCTCGTTCCCCTTCTCCTGCGACCTGAAGCAGTATACGGTCCGAACTATGACCGCAATGTTCTGGTCGAGGTTGGAGAGGAAGTAGAGGCCCTTCGCCGTCTCTTCCGCCGGCGGAACAAGCGTCGGTTCCCCTTGCTCCACGCAGAGTTCAAACTTCTCTCTCGGCTCTGCAATCTGACCACCGCATACACAAACAAAAAGTATAGTCTCTGCACGTCAACCATACATACCGTCAAAACATAGAACTGAGTTGAGATGTAGTCTACCATGTTCGACGGCTGAGACATCTGATTAGAAGCTCGAGAAAGAAGACGAGAGATGGTTGGTTCCATGGGGCTAACACACGGTGCAATTTATAGAGAGCTTGAGACGAGAAGTCGACTGGTGAATGGGAGGCATGCAGTGCACAGCTAACAGTTTTGAGAGCTCAGAGGATGTGAGGCATCACGATCTCTTCTGTTGATGTGATTGACCTCCCAACCTACAGGATTCCCATATCATTGGCCCAAATCAGCAAAGTTGCATTGCGAGTGATGATTACCATGGATGACGATAATAGATCATGCTGGTCATTGAATGTTAGGATGCTGCAGTCTTGGACTGCCAGTGTGATGTCAGTGTCACTGGATTAAGTGTCATAAATTGCATTGCTGTAGAGGCGGGTGCAGACTCCATCACACCACAACTAGCAAGGTTGCATGCATGGAGGAGGCCATGAGTCACATGGAAGGGGCTGTTGGCCTATATATGCTTTGGTAAGCCTAAAATAGTCAACTAATAATAGTGTGTTGAGATTCTCAAATCTATCACATCTATAGGGCAGGCTGCCTCATTTGATCTGTATATATTGTATGATATGTATACCATCTGATTTGGTGAAATACTTTACCACAATCAATCCATAATCATCTTCCATACAAGGAAAAGGCTAGAATTTAAATTCTCATATTTGTCATTTTAGGATAAATTGAAGATCCATAATCCAACCACATTACTTTCTTAACATCCATCTTTGTCCTCTGCTAATTTTCTTGACACCAAATGCATTGGATGGATTCCTTGGACTTAAAAGAGCATGCCATCTATCTACATCAAATAGTGTCTATTTACAACAGTGTAATTATTGCTCATCCTTCCATCACATTCAGTATACTTCTCATCCTGGACTATCTACAGTGTTGCTACTGGATGTTTGTCTTTGATGTTGTACCTAACTTTTTTCGGTATCATCTTTGCATGCTAATCGTCTTCCATGAGCGTGATTTGGCGTTCATGAGTAGGATCTGATCAGTCGAAAGCTCTGAAACGAGGCCCTgaagaggttgccaaagaagaaacTGACAGTGCTGACCACCTCGGGAGGCTTCGCTTCGAGTAGAGGGTTCTGCTTCACCCTTACTATCGTCTGCCCGAGCTGTCTGCGTATCGAATCGATCGTCTTGGCATCCACAGGGTTGCCTGATGTCTCAGAAAGATGGAAGGTGTCTACTTCTTTGCCTCCCTCGGTCGAAATCTCTGCTCTTCTGATGGTCAAGCCATTCTCTCGGAATACCCTTGTGATCTCTGAGAGAGAGCCAACTTCGTCCTCTGTCTTCAGCTCCAATTCGAGACCCTGCACATGGCCAAAGACGATATAAGTAACACAAGCAGTGAAAACCATTCACAATATTTGGGAATTCGATCGTACATCTGAAGCTCTTCTCTCTACAGCTGCCTCAAGACACTGAATCAGATACTGTTGCTCGCCCTCTGAGCTTATGGGGAGGCCATCTACATGTCTTATATAGTATTCCTTCAATCGGACTCGAAAGATTAGGACTGGCTTAAAGGAAACAGTATAGCTTACACATGATACGTACCTGATAAGCTTCTTCCTTTCCTGCACTGGCAGTCCCATGAAACACAACATACTGCATGTCTGTGAGTGTGCAAATGGTGTCAAACAGAAGCTTGGGCCGGTCCTTGGATCTCAAGATTACCACAGTGTAGTCCTTCTCGGAACAGTCCATCACAGTGACTTGGGGTCTAGATTTATTCCCCACAGCTTCTTTCACTTCAACCCTCTCATAATCCCGGTCATGGAACATCATCTGATGCAACCTCCTCTCTGTGTGGGTGAGCCCCATCGACACGGTCATCGTCCCCATCCTTGGATCATGATCACCTCTAAGAACATTGCAGAGGAGCTCCTTGAGGGTGGAGAGCTGTTGGGGGTCTTCGATTGCTCCCTCGGTGGACTCATGGGTGACATGAAGCACTGCTGCAACTCTGTTGTTGTGTGTCCATAGCTCAGCTTTCACCACATGACTCATCTGGGTTGCAAGAACAGCGCATACTTCGGATAGCAATCCAGGCCTGTCGGAGCCTGTTATCTCAATTAATGTGTCCTCTGTTGACGGCATTATACCGACTGAATTCTGAAGCTTGGGGAATAAGCAAGCCTCTGACTCCAGGGACTGGACAAACGTAATAACAAACAGAAAACAATCAAGCTGATGCCATTTATCTAACATGTTCGTCAAGCAATGGTGGCAAAGTTTGTCTCACGAAACTGGTGATTTGAGCTGATATATATGAATGTTGAGAAGaacaaatgaagaaaaatatgctaGATTCGGATAGAACTCATCATGTATGTTATAGTTGAGCTAAAAGTAATGGAAATATGCCacactaaaaattttaattaatacctTTTTAATGTAGGAGATGATCTCCTCGTCCCACAGTTTGTTTCCATTGCAGTCGGTCACATTAAATACTGGAAAATGAGAAGAATTAGGAACTATTTCTTCCCTTTGTTCGATCTTATTGAGACTCGGAGAGCATACCATCCATGAACCAACTTCCATCCGAAGATATATAGGCCTTTCTGATGACAAGGTCCAGATCAGTGAGGACTTGAACAACTTCTAGCAGAATCCCATGCTTGTTGACACTATCCACCTAAAACAATGAACACGTACAATATCTaagagacaattcatcaaaaacaAAGCATGCAACCTTTGGTTCCGCAGTGATTTAAGCTTATGTTCACTCAAAAAGCCTCTCACTTACTCTAATAACTGTTGCATCACCGCAAGAATCATTATCTATCACAACCCTGCATTGCAGAACCAAAGACATGAGgtgagattccaaagaaaaagtttgaagcaaaagtaatgaggtagAATGAAAGAATCTTAAAAATGAACAAACAACAACAAGGaatcttttttgtttcttttgcgaAGATTCGGTGCTCAGAAAGGCCAAAGCAAAAGCCATGGAAAAGGGATTCCATCCGATCACAACATGACTAAAAAATGTGGAAGAACCCTAAACCAATGAAGACCCAAAGAAAAAGTACAAAGGGAGGATTACTCACACCTAATAATCACATCCAACACAAGATATCTAAGATTGAAACAAACCATGCTGAAATGATGTGAGAATAAGAACCAGAAAAGAGATGCCATTGCAGAGCCCAGCTGACAAAATAATTCAAGCAGATCAAAGCATCCAAAACACTAAGAACACTAACTCAAGAACAGAGCGAACTACACAAAACAAAGATTCTTACATAAGAGGAAGAAACGAAAAGCTACACAGGAGAGGAGAAGGAACAAGAAATTCCTAGGAAAGCAAACCCAATCATCTCCCCATAAACAAAGCAGAAATGAAAAACCATATCTGCTCATCTCTTCCAAACAGAAACTTTAGCACCGCATCACAAACAAAAATGGAAAGTCCTGCAAAATAGACCACATACCAAAGCCATATGCTCCAAGAATCAAGCAATTACATCAAAGCAAAGAGTGCTAAACTCATGTCACCTCGGCGGGTTCATCCTCCTAATGAGCTTGGCGAATTCATCGTCTTCCACATCCATCTCCACCTCCGGGTACCTCCTCATCGTCCCCAAACAAGTGAACTAGACCAAGCTCAAGAGAAAAGAGAGCtcatcttctctcttcttctccctgtaTATAAGTACAGGGAAGGTAACTTTTGTAAATCAGTCCCTACAATACCTGAAATTTTATTTCTAATTCCTTAAATTGATATATGCCCTCGACAGGGTAGGTATTTTGGGCATTTAATATTTTCCAGGGATTGATATGTAATTGTAGTTTGTTCATCTCCATCTCCCGCGATCTGACATGGCGATTTCCCATTGGTTCGATGACTGGTCGCTGTGCTGATGGCGTGATTTGAGAAGCGGACACCTGTTATGATATTTTCACGGATGGATTCGGGAGacggagtggggggggggggagggcgaGGGGGGTGTCCGATTAAGCGCCGGCGCGCGTGTGTCGGGGGGAGACTAAGACGTGCGAGGTGTTTGCCACGTGCGTGTGGGCCGCTTCCCGTTATTTCGACGGTGAGACCGGAGAGAGTGATCGGTTCTCCCGATGGCCCAAATTATCTTGTGCGTATTATGTATCCACGCGCAAAAGTCAAAGCATCAATGAAAAGGAGCGTATTTGGATTTATAATAACGATATTTAGTATGAAGATAATGGGAGGTCGATATTGTGGAGAGAAAGTTGTTGATATTTTGATCAGCTCGACCTAGTTCGGATCCATATGTATAGAATTATCTGATGTGTCATCTAAACGAAGACTAAAGTTGGGAGAGGTTTCTCGACTAGATTCATTCAATGATCAAGCTAGTAACCCAATGTATATGAGTGTAAATACGAGTggtcaaaaaataataatctattcatcttttttttttttgttcatatgAACTTTTATACTTAGTCGTAAAtggataaataatttataaaatattctacgGAGAGGTAGCCTCCAACCACCTCTTCTTGACCTCTTGTCCACATGGACGACAAGGAGGTGACGACATGGGCAAATGGGTGGAGAATGACCTTTGTCTTATTTTTTTCACCTTGGATACCATGTGACGGTTATATATCAAATAACGATTAGCTAACAATATACTCCTTATTATTTATGCCCTCCCATGTCGTGCTTTGAAGCTCTCACGAGAGGGGTCTAAAGTATGGTATCAAGTTCCTCCAGCACATCAAGTTTATAGCTCTTCGATCCATCGTCGACATGGTGGCACGTCGAGTTCATCTTATATTAGTTCATCTGATATGTCTAGTCCAACATGCCCAAGCACTGCCGGTGGTGATCCATAGTCGACCTAACCCTCATATCATCTAGGGACATACCTTGGTCGAACGGGGTCAAGTTTCCTTACCTCCCCATCTCTTCTGACCTTCATGCTTCGATGGAGGTAggggtcgagcttcccgacctcCATATGTCGGGTAAAGGGGAGGGTCGAGTTTTGTAGATTCATGTGTCTTGGACATATTTTGTCTTATGTCTCCTACCATGACGGGTTTCTCCTAATGTAGGTTGGGTTTTTCCAACTCACATACCTTGGACACATTTTGTCTTATACCTCTCGTCATAGTAGGTTTCTTCTTACGCAAGTCGGGTTTTCTCAGCTCACGTGTCTCAAGTACATTTTGCTTTGTATCTCCCATCATAACTGGTTTCTTTTGATATTGGTTGGATTTTCTCGACTCACAAATCTTGAGTTTATTTTGTCTTATGTCTTCCGTCTTGGTGGGTTTCCCGACTCATGTGTCATAGATATATTTCATCTTGTACCTCCTATTGTGATAAATTTCTTCTAATATGGGTcaggttttcccaactcatgcCTCAGGTATATTTTCTATTGTGCCTCCTGTCGTTGTAGGTTTACTCTGACATGAGTCAGGTTTTTTCGACTTGCGCTTTAGATATATTCTGACATGAGTCTTGTGCCTCCCACTATGGCATGTTTCTTCTGATATGGGTTAAGTTTTCTTAACTCATGCATCTTGGGCATATTTGGTTTTATGCTTTTTGTCGTGATGGGTTTCTTCTAACACGAGTCGGATTTTTCACACATTAGTCACTTTTACACTTTTTGAGCTTGTCTTCACATATCGATCACTTGTGTAATCTCCGAGATGGTGTTTGTATATGGATCACTTTCATACTCTCCAAGGTGCCCCTTCATCAATCGATGTCCATTCGAAATCAACTCGAAGAAATATCTTTATCATGAGAGGAGAGAGATCAATCCATTCTCTATAAGTCCTCATTGACCATGAAGGGTGAGGTTGATTTTTTCATTTGATCTTTGAAGGCCCCCTTAGGAGCCTTCTCTACTTAGCCCTGGTTCTCTATAAGGTGAATCGGTTTATGGGTTCCTCGTCCTCTCGGTGTGTCGGCTCTATAACACTTCAATCTTCTAGCATCTTATTCTTCCACCTTCATAGGTTAGGATGTCTTTCCTTTTTTGCATAAGCTCCTCTCAATCTCATGGTTATTGGATGATCAAGGAAATTgatactctattctttgatagcTAGGGGCAAAGGAAGTCTAGACTCGCCCCTCATCAAGGGAGTCAGTGCTTATAAACCTGAAGATTCTTCAGGACTTAGAGTATATGAAAAGCATATACGATAAAGACTTAGTGGTGAGTATACAACTATTGAACCACTTACAGACTAGGTACTCCATCCTAGTTAAGTTTGATCTACAAATCTCTTGACCTAATTACCATCTATTTGACCTTATATTTAGATCATGTTGCTTATCTTTTAATACTCTAGAAATATGACTTCATGTTCCCCTCCACCCGATAATAGTGTTTTGCCACTAATGGTGAAGGATATCACCTTCATAGATAGCACCCAACTCATGTCTTTACTTAGTGGTATTCATCGAGGAATACTAGCATGACAATATTATCTCAACCTATAAACTCTTTGTTGCCTGCTTTCGATTGTGCAAGAGGAGAAGCGATTACTATCTGACTACTCGAGAGGGCTTTAGAGTTAGTAGTGCCCTTCTAACAATAAGGGTTGAAAAAAGG is from Musa acuminata AAA Group cultivar baxijiao chromosome BXJ1-6, Cavendish_Baxijiao_AAA, whole genome shotgun sequence and encodes:
- the LOC135675466 gene encoding omega-hydroxypalmitate O-feruloyl transferase-like produces the protein MEPTISRLLSRASNQMSQPSNMVDYISTQFYVLTIAEPREKFELCVEQGEPTLVPPAEETAKGLYFLSNLDQNIAVIVRTVYCFRSQEKGNEEAAQVIKAALAKVLVHYYPLAGRLAISDEGKLIVDCTGEGAVFVEAEADCEMEDVGDITKPNPDTLGKLVYTILGANNLLEMPPLVVQVTTFRSGGFILGLAVNHCMFDGLGAMEFVNSWGETARGLPISVPPFVDRTVLESRNPPLVSFPHHEFAEIEDVSDTTALYGEEMAYRSFCFEPEKLGRVKRRALEDGALAKCTTFEALSGHVWRARTEALRLQPGQKTKLLFAVDGRSRFDPPLPQGYFGNGTMLTACLSTAGDLLGRPLSFAVGLVQDAVKTVTDEYMRSAMDYFEATRARPSLTPTLLITTWSRLSFHTTDFGWGEPVQSGPVTLPEKEVILFLSHGKERKRKGINVLLGLPSSAMARLQDLMEI
- the LOC135676181 gene encoding ACT domain-containing protein ACR6-like isoform X1, whose protein sequence is MRRYPEVEMDVEDDEFAKLIRRMNPPRVVIDNDSCGDATVIRVDSVNKHGILLEVVQVLTDLDLVIRKAYISSDGSWFMDVFNVTDCNGNKLWDEEIISYIKKSLESEACLFPKLQNSVGIMPSTEDTLIEITGSDRPGLLSEVCAVLATQMSHVVKAELWTHNNRVAAVLHVTHESTEGAIEDPQQLSTLKELLCNVLRGDHDPRMGTMTVSMGLTHTERRLHQMMFHDRDYERVEVKEAVGNKSRPQVTVMDCSEKDYTVVILRSKDRPKLLFDTICTLTDMQYVVFHGTASAGKEEAYQEYYIRHVDGLPISSEGEQQYLIQCLEAAVERRASDGLELELKTEDEVGSLSEITRVFRENGLTIRRAEISTEGGKEVDTFHLSETSGNPVDAKTIDSIRRQLGQTIVRVKQNPLLEAKPPEVVSTVSFFFGNLFRASFQSFRLIRSYS
- the LOC135676181 gene encoding ACT domain-containing protein ACR4-like isoform X4, whose product is MDVFNVTDCNGNKLWDEEIISYIKKSLESEACLFPKLQNSVGIMPSTEDTLIEITGSDRPGLLSEVCAVLATQMSHVVKAELWTHNNRVAAVLHVTHESTEGAIEDPQQLSTLKELLCNVLRGDHDPRMGTMTVSMGLTHTERRLHQMMFHDRDYERVEVKEAVGNKSRPQVTVMDCSEKDYTVVILRSKDRPKLLFDTICTLTDMQYVVFHGTASAGKEEAYQEYYIRHVDGLPISSEGEQQYLIQCLEAAVERRASDGLELELKTEDEVGSLSEITRVFRENGLTIRRAEISTEGGKEVDTFHLSETSGNPVDAKTIDSIRRQLGQTIVRVKQNPLLEAKPPEVVSTVSFFFGNLFRASFQSFRLIRSYS
- the LOC135676181 gene encoding ACT domain-containing protein ACR4-like isoform X3, translated to MRRYPEVEMDVEDDEFAKLIRRMNPPRVVIDNDSCGDATVIRVDSVNKHGILLEVVQVLTDLDLVIRKAYISSDGSWFMDVFNVTDCNGNKLWDEEIISYIKKSLESEACLFPKLQNSVGIMPSTEDTLIEITGSDRPGLLSEVCAVLATQMSHVVKAELWTHNNRVAAVLHVTHESTEGAIEDPQQLSTLKELLCNVLRGDHDPRMGTMTVSMGLTHTERRLHQMMFHDRDYERVEVKEAVGNKSRPQVTVMDCSEKDYTVVILRSKDRPKLLFDTICTLTDMQYVVFHGTASAGKEEAYQGLELELKTEDEVGSLSEITRVFRENGLTIRRAEISTEGGKEVDTFHLSETSGNPVDAKTIDSIRRQLGQTIVRVKQNPLLEAKPPEVVSTVSFFFGNLFRASFQSFRLIRSYS
- the LOC135676181 gene encoding ACT domain-containing protein ACR4-like isoform X2, whose protein sequence is MSLALFALMVVIDNDSCGDATVIRVDSVNKHGILLEVVQVLTDLDLVIRKAYISSDGSWFMDVFNVTDCNGNKLWDEEIISYIKKSLESEACLFPKLQNSVGIMPSTEDTLIEITGSDRPGLLSEVCAVLATQMSHVVKAELWTHNNRVAAVLHVTHESTEGAIEDPQQLSTLKELLCNVLRGDHDPRMGTMTVSMGLTHTERRLHQMMFHDRDYERVEVKEAVGNKSRPQVTVMDCSEKDYTVVILRSKDRPKLLFDTICTLTDMQYVVFHGTASAGKEEAYQEYYIRHVDGLPISSEGEQQYLIQCLEAAVERRASDGLELELKTEDEVGSLSEITRVFRENGLTIRRAEISTEGGKEVDTFHLSETSGNPVDAKTIDSIRRQLGQTIVRVKQNPLLEAKPPEVVSTVSFFFGNLFRASFQSFRLIRSYS